From Afipia carboxidovorans OM5, one genomic window encodes:
- a CDS encoding glutamine--tRNA ligase/YqeY domain fusion protein yields MTDESTPDVGRDFIRDIVAADLESGKHKGVVTRFPPEPNGYLHLGHAKSICLNFGIAEEFGGRCHLRFDDTNPAKEEQEFIDAIQRDVRWLGFDWGEHLHFASDYFEQLYAWAQELIRAGKAYVDDQSAEEIRLTRGTLTEPGQNSPFRDRSVAENLDLFARMRAGEFPDGTRVLRAKIDMSSGNINLRDPVLYRILHAHHPRTGKAWSIYPSYDFAHGQSDSIEHITHSICTLEFEDHRPLYDWFLDNLPVPSHPRQYEFARLNMTYTLLSKRVLTGLVREGHVSGWDDPRMPTLAGLQRRGVPAEALRDFVKRIGVAKANSTVDIGMFDFAVRETLNRTAPRRMAVLRPLKVVIENYPEGEVEELEAINHPDDPAQGTRKIPFGRELYIEQDDFMEEPPKKFFRLAPGREVRLRYAYFITCREVIKNAAGEVVELRCTYDPATRGGNAPDGRKVKATIHWVSAAHAVSAEVRLYDNLFATPQPEPGNFAAQLNPNSLEILTDSKVEPAFKNDAAIGAVQFERQGYFVRDRDSTPERLVFNRTVGLRDSYAKVAAAG; encoded by the coding sequence ATGACTGACGAATCGACGCCGGACGTGGGCCGCGACTTCATCCGCGATATTGTGGCGGCGGACCTGGAATCCGGGAAGCACAAGGGCGTCGTGACGCGCTTTCCGCCGGAGCCCAACGGCTACCTGCATCTCGGCCATGCCAAGTCGATCTGCCTGAATTTCGGCATCGCCGAGGAGTTCGGCGGGCGCTGCCATCTGCGCTTCGACGACACCAACCCGGCCAAGGAAGAGCAGGAATTCATCGACGCCATCCAGCGCGATGTCCGCTGGCTCGGCTTCGACTGGGGCGAGCACCTGCATTTCGCGTCCGACTATTTCGAGCAGCTTTACGCTTGGGCGCAGGAGCTGATCCGCGCCGGCAAGGCCTATGTCGACGACCAGTCGGCGGAGGAGATCCGGCTGACTCGCGGCACCCTGACCGAGCCGGGACAGAACAGCCCGTTCCGCGACCGCTCCGTGGCAGAGAACCTCGACCTGTTTGCGCGGATGCGTGCAGGCGAATTCCCGGACGGCACCCGCGTGCTGCGCGCCAAGATCGACATGAGCTCGGGCAACATCAACCTGCGCGATCCAGTGCTCTACCGCATCCTGCATGCGCACCATCCGCGCACCGGCAAGGCGTGGAGTATCTATCCGAGCTACGACTTCGCGCACGGCCAGTCGGACTCAATCGAGCACATCACGCATTCGATCTGCACGCTGGAGTTCGAGGATCACCGGCCGCTCTACGACTGGTTCCTCGACAATCTCCCGGTGCCATCGCATCCGCGCCAGTACGAATTCGCGCGGCTCAACATGACCTACACGCTGCTGTCGAAGCGCGTGCTCACCGGTCTGGTCCGCGAGGGGCACGTCTCCGGCTGGGACGACCCGCGCATGCCGACGCTCGCGGGCCTGCAGCGGCGCGGCGTCCCGGCAGAGGCGCTGCGTGATTTCGTCAAACGCATCGGCGTCGCCAAGGCGAACTCGACCGTCGATATCGGCATGTTCGATTTCGCGGTTCGCGAGACGCTGAACCGCACCGCGCCGCGCCGTATGGCGGTGCTGCGACCGCTGAAGGTGGTGATCGAGAATTATCCGGAAGGCGAGGTCGAGGAGCTCGAGGCGATCAACCATCCTGACGATCCAGCACAGGGTACGCGCAAGATTCCGTTCGGTCGCGAACTCTACATCGAGCAGGACGACTTCATGGAGGAGCCGCCGAAGAAGTTCTTCCGCCTCGCGCCGGGGCGCGAGGTGCGGCTGCGCTACGCCTATTTCATCACCTGCCGCGAGGTGATCAAGAACGCGGCGGGCGAGGTGGTCGAACTGCGCTGCACGTATGATCCGGCGACACGGGGCGGCAATGCGCCGGACGGCCGCAAGGTGAAGGCGACCATTCATTGGGTCAGCGCGGCGCACGCGGTGTCGGCGGAAGTGCGGCTCTACGACAATCTGTTCGCCACGCCGCAGCCGGAGCCGGGCAATTTCGCCGCGCAGCTCAATCCGAACTCGCTTGAGATTCTGACGGACAGTAAGGTCGAGCCCGCGTTCAAGAACGATGCAGCGATTGGCGCGGTGCAGTTCGAGCGGCAGGGCTATTTCGTCCGTGATCGCGA
- the gltX gene encoding glutamate--tRNA ligase, translating into MTEPVVTRFAPSPTGFLHIGGARTALFNWLYARKQGGKMLLRIEDTDRERSTDAAIKAILDGLNWLGIEWDGEVIYQFSRAARHREVAEQLLAEGKAYRCYATPEELTKMREAARAEGRAVRYDGRWRDRDPSEAPADVKPVIRLKAPQTGETVIEDQVQGRVVWQNENLDDLVLLRSDGTPTYMLAVVVDDHDMGVTHVIRGDDHLINAARQKHIYDALGWTVPTMAHIPLIHGPDGSKLSKRHGALGVEAYRTMGYLPAALRNYLVRLGWSHGDQEIFSTSEMIEAFELSGIGRSAARFDFAKLENLNGHYMRASGDAELVKAFEDILQFLPQGPALQAKLNDTTRAQLLQAMPGLKERAKTLLELIDSAAYIFADRPLALDAKASAVLTPQVRALLGELRSSLANVTDWNAANTEAAMRAYAEKNNLKLGAVAQPLRAALTGRTTSPGIFDVLAVLGRDDALARLQDQAA; encoded by the coding sequence ATGACCGAACCCGTCGTCACCCGCTTTGCGCCCTCTCCGACCGGCTTCCTCCACATCGGCGGCGCGCGCACCGCTCTGTTCAATTGGCTCTACGCCCGCAAGCAGGGCGGCAAGATGCTGCTGCGGATCGAGGACACCGACCGCGAGCGCTCCACCGACGCGGCGATCAAGGCCATTCTCGATGGCCTGAACTGGCTCGGCATCGAATGGGACGGCGAGGTGATCTATCAGTTCAGCCGCGCGGCGCGTCACCGCGAGGTGGCCGAGCAGCTTCTGGCCGAGGGCAAGGCCTATCGCTGTTACGCGACGCCCGAAGAGCTGACGAAAATGCGCGAGGCGGCACGGGCCGAGGGCCGCGCCGTGCGCTATGACGGCCGCTGGCGCGATCGCGATCCCTCCGAGGCGCCGGCCGACGTCAAGCCGGTGATCCGCCTCAAGGCGCCGCAGACCGGCGAGACCGTGATCGAGGATCAGGTGCAGGGTCGCGTGGTCTGGCAGAACGAGAACCTTGACGACCTCGTGTTGCTGCGCTCCGACGGCACGCCGACCTACATGCTCGCCGTAGTGGTGGATGATCATGACATGGGCGTGACCCATGTCATCCGGGGCGACGATCACCTGATCAATGCCGCGCGCCAGAAGCATATCTACGATGCGCTGGGGTGGACCGTCCCGACCATGGCGCATATCCCCCTGATCCACGGGCCGGACGGTTCGAAGCTTTCTAAACGTCACGGTGCGCTTGGCGTCGAGGCCTACCGCACCATGGGATACCTCCCGGCAGCGCTGCGCAACTATCTGGTGCGGCTCGGCTGGAGCCACGGCGATCAGGAAATATTTTCCACTTCCGAGATGATCGAGGCGTTCGAGCTCTCCGGCATCGGCCGCTCCGCCGCGCGGTTCGATTTCGCCAAGCTCGAAAACCTGAACGGCCATTACATGCGCGCGTCGGGCGACGCCGAACTCGTGAAGGCCTTCGAGGACATCCTTCAGTTCCTGCCGCAAGGCCCTGCTCTGCAAGCGAAACTCAACGACACCACGCGCGCGCAACTGCTGCAGGCCATGCCAGGCCTGAAAGAACGCGCCAAGACGCTGCTTGAGCTCATCGACAGCGCTGCCTACATCTTTGCTGACCGGCCGCTTGCCTTGGATGCGAAAGCGAGCGCCGTTCTGACGCCGCAGGTGCGTGCGTTGCTGGGCGAGCTTCGCAGCAGCCTCGCCAACGTCACCGATTGGAACGCCGCGAATACCGAGGCCGCCATGCGCGCCTATGCAGAGAAGAACAACCTGAAACTCGGTGCGGTCGCACAGCCGCTGCGTGCGGCGCTGACTGGACGCACGACCTCGCCCGGTATTTTTGACGTTCTGGCGGTTCTGGGGCGCGACGATGCGCTGGCACGGCTGCAAGATCAGGCGGCATGA
- the gltA gene encoding citrate synthase: MDVKSNEKTATLTIDEKSVNLPVLAGTVGPDVIDISKLYAQTGMFTYDPGFTSTASCQSKITYIDGDAGILQYRGYPIEQLAEHGDFLETCYLLLYGELPTQAQKDDFDKRVTRHTMVHEQMARFFQAFRRDAHPMAVMVASVGALAAFYHDSTDINDPHQRMVASMRMVAKVPTLAAMAYKYSIGQPFVYPQNRLHFAENFLHMCFAVPCEEYKVNPVLADALDKIFILHADHEQNASTSTVRIAGSSGANPFACIAAGIACLWGPAHGGANEAALAMLAEIGTVDKIPEFIAKVKDKNSNVRLMGFGHRVYKNYDPRAKLMQKAAHQVLQEMGHGDDPLLHVAMELEKIALNDPYFIERKLYPNVDFYSGITLKAMGFPTSMFTVLFAVARTVGWISQWSEMIEDPQQKIGRPRQLFNGATKRDYVPLDKRK; encoded by the coding sequence ATGGATGTAAAATCCAACGAGAAAACAGCGACGCTCACCATCGACGAGAAAAGCGTCAACTTACCTGTCCTCGCCGGCACCGTCGGGCCGGATGTCATCGACATCAGCAAGCTCTACGCCCAGACCGGAATGTTCACTTACGATCCGGGCTTCACCTCCACGGCGAGCTGTCAGTCGAAGATCACCTACATCGACGGCGACGCCGGCATTCTCCAGTATCGCGGCTATCCAATTGAACAACTCGCCGAACACGGCGACTTCCTCGAGACCTGCTACCTTCTTCTGTACGGCGAACTGCCGACCCAGGCGCAGAAGGACGATTTCGACAAGCGCGTGACTCGTCACACCATGGTGCACGAGCAGATGGCGCGCTTCTTCCAGGCTTTCCGCCGCGACGCGCACCCGATGGCCGTGATGGTCGCTTCCGTGGGTGCCCTCGCCGCGTTCTATCACGACTCGACCGACATCAACGATCCGCACCAGCGCATGGTCGCCTCGATGCGCATGGTCGCCAAGGTGCCGACGCTCGCCGCGATGGCCTACAAGTATTCGATCGGCCAGCCGTTCGTTTATCCGCAGAACCGGCTGCACTTCGCCGAGAACTTCCTGCACATGTGCTTCGCGGTGCCGTGCGAGGAATACAAGGTCAACCCGGTTCTCGCCGACGCACTCGACAAGATATTCATCCTGCACGCCGACCACGAGCAGAATGCCTCGACCTCGACCGTGCGCATCGCAGGCTCCTCAGGCGCCAACCCGTTCGCCTGCATCGCGGCAGGCATCGCCTGCCTGTGGGGCCCCGCGCATGGCGGCGCCAACGAGGCCGCACTCGCGATGCTGGCCGAGATCGGCACCGTCGACAAGATTCCGGAATTCATCGCCAAGGTGAAGGACAAGAACTCCAACGTCCGCCTGATGGGCTTCGGCCACCGCGTCTACAAGAACTACGATCCGCGCGCCAAACTGATGCAGAAGGCCGCGCACCAGGTTCTTCAGGAGATGGGCCACGGCGACGACCCGCTCCTGCACGTCGCGATGGAGCTCGAGAAGATCGCGCTGAACGATCCGTATTTCATCGAGCGCAAGCTTTATCCGAACGTCGATTTCTATTCGGGCATCACGCTGAAGGCGATGGGCTTCCCGACCTCGATGTTCACCGTGCTGTTCGCTGTCGCCCGCACCGTCGGCTGGATAAGCCAGTGGAGCGAGATGATCGAGGATCCGCAGCAGAAGATCGGCCGCCCGCGCCAGCTCTTCAACGGCGCGACCAAGCGCGATTACGTGCCGCTCGACAAGCGCAAGTAA
- a CDS encoding methyl-accepting chemotaxis protein, which produces MRKNFPVTTDEYPVTDETLIVSKTDLKGKLTYVNADFIDAAEYTSEELLGKPHNIVRHPDMPEEAFENLWDTLKAGKPWLGAIKNRRKNGGFYWVLATASPVHENGQLVGYASVRTRLPADQRAQAEEAYAAIREKKPHRYRIDAGVIRKRSVFDRFSIFTRTLTARLTTMIAIQMIVLGVLGVWSVIGHGMSGLVMAGLAGVGMLASAIVGRQTVRAIQGPMQHLNDVLRNLVQDKFDNRIEIKRDDEIGEALRNLQTVQTVIRFSRTEVEATQRRSSAERRADMARVADAFESAIGEIVAAVASSATELEASATTLASTADGAQEFASRVATGSNEASSSVSSVATATEEMTSSVQEIGRQMQDSASMTSAAVEQAHSATQRVSMLSSAAARIGDIVEMINNIAGQTNLLALNATIEAARAGDAGRGFSVVASEVKALAEQTAKATGEIGRQINDIQGATHESVAAINEISSSIERLSEISAAIASAIEEQGATTHEVARNVQHAAEGAQQVTSNIGHLQRGAVETGTASSQVLSAARELAQDSQRLKLEVDKFLNSVRAA; this is translated from the coding sequence ATGCGGAAGAACTTTCCGGTGACGACAGACGAATATCCCGTCACCGATGAAACGCTGATTGTCTCAAAGACGGATCTCAAGGGAAAACTCACTTACGTCAATGCGGATTTCATCGACGCGGCTGAGTACACGTCGGAAGAATTGCTTGGGAAGCCGCACAATATCGTTCGCCATCCGGATATGCCGGAAGAGGCGTTTGAAAATCTCTGGGACACGCTGAAGGCAGGAAAGCCCTGGCTCGGCGCGATCAAGAACCGCCGCAAGAACGGTGGATTCTATTGGGTGCTCGCCACGGCGTCGCCCGTTCACGAAAATGGACAGCTCGTCGGTTACGCATCGGTGCGGACCAGACTTCCGGCTGACCAGCGCGCGCAGGCCGAGGAGGCTTATGCCGCGATCCGCGAGAAGAAGCCGCATCGCTATCGCATCGATGCCGGCGTGATCCGCAAGCGCTCCGTCTTTGACCGCTTTTCGATCTTCACGCGCACGCTGACGGCGCGGCTCACCACGATGATTGCCATTCAGATGATCGTGCTGGGCGTCCTCGGCGTCTGGAGCGTCATCGGTCACGGCATGTCGGGATTGGTGATGGCCGGGCTCGCCGGTGTCGGTATGCTGGCCAGCGCCATTGTCGGCCGCCAGACGGTTCGCGCCATTCAGGGGCCGATGCAGCATTTGAATGACGTGCTGCGGAATCTGGTTCAGGACAAATTCGACAACCGGATCGAAATCAAGCGCGATGACGAGATCGGCGAAGCACTCCGCAATCTGCAGACGGTGCAGACCGTCATCCGCTTCAGCCGCACGGAAGTCGAGGCAACCCAGCGCCGGTCGAGTGCCGAGCGGCGTGCGGACATGGCACGGGTTGCGGATGCGTTCGAGTCCGCAATCGGCGAGATCGTTGCGGCCGTGGCTTCGTCCGCGACCGAACTCGAAGCCTCTGCCACGACGCTTGCTTCCACTGCCGATGGCGCGCAGGAGTTCGCCTCGCGCGTCGCCACCGGATCGAACGAGGCCTCATCCAGTGTCAGTTCGGTTGCTACCGCGACGGAGGAAATGACTTCGTCGGTGCAGGAGATCGGCCGGCAGATGCAAGACTCTGCCAGCATGACGAGTGCCGCCGTCGAGCAGGCTCATTCGGCAACGCAGCGCGTCAGCATGCTGTCGAGCGCAGCAGCCCGGATCGGCGACATCGTCGAGATGATCAACAACATTGCGGGTCAGACCAATCTTCTGGCGCTCAATGCGACGATCGAAGCGGCGCGTGCTGGCGACGCCGGCCGTGGATTCTCCGTGGTGGCCTCGGAGGTCAAGGCGCTGGCCGAGCAGACCGCGAAGGCGACCGGCGAGATCGGGCGGCAGATCAATGACATTCAGGGCGCCACCCACGAGTCCGTTGCAGCGATCAACGAGATCAGCAGTTCGATCGAACGGCTGTCTGAAATCTCGGCGGCAATCGCATCGGCCATCGAGGAGCAGGGCGCGACCACGCATGAAGTTGCCCGTAACGTGCAGCATGCCGCGGAAGGTGCACAGCAGGTGACCTCGAATATTGGCCATCTGCAACGCGGCGCGGTAGAGACGGGGACGGCATCGTCGCAGGTGCTGTCGGCTGCACGCGAGCTCGCGCAAGACAGCCAGCGTCTCAAGCTCGAAGTGGACAAGTTCCTGAACTCAGTCCGCGCGGCCTAG
- the lpxB gene encoding lipid-A-disaccharide synthase yields MAQATGTPRKFFLIATESSGDHLGAALMAELRQRFGADAQFVGIGGREMEGEGLATLFPIGDLAIVGLSAVARQLPMLLRRIREATAAVLQARPDILVIIDSPDFTHRVAKRVRKADPSIPIVDYVSPSVWAWRPGRAKAMARYVDHVLALLPFEPEEHRKLGGPACTYVGHPLIERLATLCPDAQETERRQSPPPVLVLLPGSRRGEIRNHMAVFGETLAALKERGVVVDAVLPTLPHLADMVREAAAQWPVAPRIVTGEAEKRAAFRSARAALAKSGTVTLELALAGVPMVTLYRGTAIEAWVARRVVRVPSIILANLVIGENVVPEFHQEECTAANLVPVLRDILSDTAARKRQLEAFAKLDKIMDTGACSPSEIAADVVIDVLGKRKPHR; encoded by the coding sequence ATGGCGCAGGCAACCGGGACGCCGCGCAAGTTCTTCCTGATCGCCACGGAATCTTCGGGCGATCATCTCGGCGCGGCACTGATGGCGGAGTTGCGGCAGCGGTTCGGTGCTGACGCGCAGTTCGTTGGCATTGGCGGTCGCGAGATGGAAGGCGAAGGCCTCGCCACGCTGTTTCCGATCGGTGATCTTGCGATCGTCGGACTTTCCGCCGTTGCGCGGCAGTTGCCGATGCTGTTGCGGCGCATTCGCGAGGCGACTGCGGCGGTGCTGCAGGCGCGGCCCGACATTCTTGTCATCATCGACAGTCCCGATTTTACCCATCGCGTCGCAAAGCGCGTGCGCAAGGCGGACCCGTCGATCCCGATTGTCGATTACGTTTCGCCGTCGGTCTGGGCGTGGCGTCCCGGCCGCGCCAAGGCGATGGCACGTTACGTCGATCATGTTCTGGCACTGCTGCCGTTCGAGCCGGAGGAGCATCGCAAGCTCGGCGGGCCTGCCTGTACCTATGTCGGCCATCCGCTGATCGAGCGGCTTGCGACGCTGTGCCCCGATGCGCAGGAGACTGAGCGACGACAGTCGCCGCCACCCGTGCTGGTGCTGCTGCCGGGCAGCCGTCGCGGCGAAATCCGCAACCACATGGCGGTGTTCGGCGAAACGCTGGCCGCGCTGAAGGAGCGGGGCGTTGTGGTGGACGCGGTGCTGCCGACCCTTCCGCATCTCGCGGACATGGTGCGCGAGGCGGCCGCGCAATGGCCGGTCGCGCCGCGCATCGTTACCGGCGAGGCGGAAAAGCGCGCGGCGTTCCGCAGCGCGCGTGCAGCACTTGCGAAGTCTGGCACCGTCACGCTCGAACTCGCGCTCGCCGGCGTGCCAATGGTCACGCTTTATCGTGGCACGGCGATCGAAGCCTGGGTGGCGCGGCGCGTGGTGCGCGTGCCGTCGATCATTCTCGCGAATCTCGTGATCGGCGAGAACGTCGTGCCTGAATTCCATCAGGAAGAGTGTACCGCCGCGAATCTTGTACCGGTGCTGCGGGATATTCTGAGTGACACGGCTGCGCGAAAGCGCCAGCTTGAGGCTTTTGCAAAGCTCGACAAGATCATGGATACCGGCGCGTGCTCACCGAGCGAGATCGCTGCCGATGTGGTGATCGACGTGCTCGGTAAGCGCAAACCGCACAGATAA
- a CDS encoding LpxI family protein, whose translation MTDQTDNAKPVGLIAGGGTLPFALADSLRARGRVPVLIGLKGYCDPQRIANYRHHWYSVGQFGSIMSALRDEGCSDITFIGTLVRPALRDLRFDWTAVRLIPRILRGLRGGDDHLLSATARVFEQGGFRVLGVRELAPDLLMPVGCLTSTQPDAASLADAVTGRALLQAISPFDVGQAAVVIDGHVVSIEDIAGTDALLARIKELRASGRLRAKPGRGVLVKAPKQGQDLRLDLPALGPVTVKGLIDAGLAGMAVAAGHSVVAEPQAMVAAADAAGLFIVGLDS comes from the coding sequence ATGACCGATCAAACCGACAATGCCAAGCCGGTCGGATTGATTGCAGGAGGGGGCACGCTTCCCTTCGCGCTGGCGGATAGCCTCCGCGCGCGCGGCCGTGTGCCGGTGCTGATCGGTCTCAAGGGATACTGCGACCCCCAGCGCATCGCAAACTATCGCCACCATTGGTATTCGGTCGGTCAGTTCGGCAGCATCATGAGCGCGCTGCGCGATGAAGGCTGCTCCGACATTACGTTTATCGGCACGCTGGTGCGGCCGGCATTGCGCGATCTGCGGTTCGATTGGACGGCGGTGCGGCTGATCCCGCGCATTCTGCGGGGCCTGCGCGGCGGCGATGACCATCTTCTGTCCGCAACTGCGCGGGTATTCGAGCAGGGCGGCTTTCGCGTGCTCGGCGTGCGTGAGCTTGCACCCGACCTTCTGATGCCGGTTGGTTGCCTCACCAGCACGCAACCTGATGCCGCGAGCCTTGCCGATGCGGTGACCGGCCGTGCACTGCTCCAGGCCATCAGCCCGTTCGATGTCGGCCAGGCTGCCGTCGTCATCGACGGCCATGTCGTCAGCATCGAGGATATTGCGGGCACGGATGCGTTGCTTGCGCGGATCAAGGAATTGCGCGCGAGCGGACGGCTACGTGCCAAGCCCGGCCGCGGTGTGCTCGTCAAGGCACCGAAGCAGGGGCAGGATCTGCGGCTCGATCTGCCCGCGCTCGGGCCCGTCACCGTCAAGGGCCTCATTGATGCTGGGCTTGCCGGTATGGCGGTGGCGGCCGGGCATTCCGTCGTCGCCGAGCCGCAGGCGATGGTGGCGGCCGCGGATGCCGCCGGGCTCTTCATCGTCGGGCTGGATTCCTGA
- the lpxA gene encoding acyl-ACP--UDP-N-acetylglucosamine O-acyltransferase — protein sequence MAKIDPSARVESGAVLAADVTIGPFCTVGPHVVIGAGTTLISHVHVAGATTIGESCTVYPFVSLGTAPQSTGYKGEPTKLVIGNNCTIREGVTMNLGTVSGGGVTTVGDRGFFMNNSHVGHDCHVGNDVIFATSATLGGHCIVGDFVFIGGLSAVHQFARIGSQVMIGGMSGVTYDIIPYAIANGQRAHLEGLNVVGMKRRGFTHARMKAVRGFYQKLFFGSGVFAERLAALQGERESDPAIADILDFIAADRHRSLSIPMAHAEQS from the coding sequence ATGGCGAAGATCGATCCTTCCGCACGCGTCGAATCCGGCGCCGTTCTCGCCGCTGACGTCACCATCGGCCCGTTCTGCACGGTGGGCCCGCATGTCGTGATCGGCGCGGGCACAACGCTGATCTCGCACGTGCATGTCGCGGGTGCGACGACGATCGGCGAAAGCTGCACGGTTTATCCGTTCGTTTCGCTTGGCACCGCGCCGCAGTCGACCGGTTACAAGGGCGAGCCGACGAAGCTTGTGATCGGCAATAACTGCACGATCCGTGAAGGCGTGACGATGAATCTCGGCACCGTCTCCGGCGGTGGCGTCACCACCGTGGGCGACCGCGGCTTCTTCATGAACAACTCCCATGTTGGTCACGACTGCCATGTCGGCAACGACGTGATTTTCGCGACGTCCGCGACGCTCGGCGGCCACTGCATTGTCGGAGATTTCGTGTTTATCGGCGGGTTGTCCGCGGTGCATCAGTTCGCGCGCATCGGCTCGCAGGTGATGATCGGCGGCATGTCCGGCGTCACCTACGACATCATCCCCTATGCCATCGCCAACGGCCAGCGTGCGCATCTCGAAGGCCTGAACGTCGTCGGCATGAAGCGGCGCGGCTTCACTCATGCGCGGATGAAAGCCGTGCGCGGCTTCTATCAGAAGCTGTTCTTCGGCTCCGGTGTTTTTGCCGAGCGGCTCGCCGCGCTGCAGGGCGAGCGCGAGAGCGATCCTGCAATTGCCGATATCCTCGACTTCATCGCGGCTGATCGGCACCGCTCGCTGTCTATTCCCATGGCTCACGCCGAGCAGTCGTGA
- the fabZ gene encoding 3-hydroxyacyl-ACP dehydratase FabZ gives MEAQAPIRLETVDIATIMKTLPHRYPFLLIDRVVDIRTDFSGIGVKNVTVNEPCFQGHFPNRPIYPGVLMIEGMAQTAGVIGMLSTETERPTAVYFLTIDNCKFRKPAGPGDVIEYHLRLINRKRAMWWFHGDAKVNGVTVAEADVGAMLAD, from the coding sequence ATGGAAGCTCAAGCGCCGATACGCTTGGAGACGGTGGATATCGCCACCATCATGAAAACCCTGCCGCACCGCTATCCCTTTCTCCTGATCGACCGGGTGGTGGATATCCGGACTGATTTCTCCGGGATCGGCGTCAAGAACGTCACGGTGAACGAGCCGTGCTTCCAAGGGCACTTTCCGAACCGGCCGATCTATCCCGGCGTGCTGATGATCGAGGGCATGGCGCAGACCGCGGGCGTCATCGGCATGCTGTCGACCGAGACCGAGCGGCCGACGGCGGTTTATTTCCTCACCATCGACAATTGCAAGTTTCGCAAGCCGGCGGGACCGGGCGACGTGATCGAGTATCACCTCCGGCTCATCAACCGGAAGCGCGCGATGTGGTGGTTTCACGGCGACGCCAAGGTGAACGGCGTGACCGTCGCCGAAGCCGACGTCGGCGCCATGCTGGCGGATTGA
- the lpxD gene encoding UDP-3-O-(3-hydroxymyristoyl)glucosamine N-acyltransferase produces MTQPGFFKQPTPMTLGEVAALTGAELADPTRASQVVSATATLDRAGPKDLAFFDKRKYGDELHHSHAGACFVSASLQAEVPPRIAVLRVARPYEAFVEVARALYADTLRPASTFGNEGIAESAIVHPDALLEDGVVIDPLAVIGPDVEIGTGTVIGAGAVIGAGVKIGRNCSIGPGCSILHCYIGNDVIIHPGCRIGQDGYGFVSGPKGHRKVPQHGRVLIQNDVEIGAGTTVDRGALRDTVIGEGTKIDNLVQIGHNVVIGRRCIIVSQSGVAGSSTLGDGAVLGARVGVSDHATIGAGSMLAARSSVVGEVPANVKWGGSPAKPIKQFFRELFEVERLGREGLNGGKSKPPRASEEG; encoded by the coding sequence ATGACGCAGCCGGGCTTTTTCAAACAACCGACCCCGATGACCCTCGGCGAGGTCGCAGCCCTCACCGGTGCGGAGCTTGCCGATCCCACACGGGCTTCCCAGGTCGTCAGCGCGACGGCGACGCTCGATCGGGCCGGGCCGAAGGACCTCGCGTTCTTCGACAAGCGCAAATACGGTGACGAACTGCATCATTCGCACGCCGGCGCGTGCTTTGTGAGTGCGAGCCTGCAGGCAGAGGTGCCTCCGCGCATTGCCGTGCTGCGCGTTGCGCGTCCTTACGAGGCCTTCGTCGAAGTCGCCCGCGCGCTCTATGCGGATACGCTGCGGCCTGCCTCGACCTTCGGTAACGAAGGCATCGCGGAGAGTGCCATCGTCCACCCCGATGCCTTGCTCGAAGATGGCGTGGTGATTGATCCGCTCGCCGTGATCGGCCCCGATGTGGAGATCGGCACGGGCACTGTGATCGGTGCAGGCGCAGTGATCGGTGCGGGCGTCAAGATCGGCCGGAACTGCAGCATCGGGCCGGGGTGCTCGATCCTGCATTGTTACATCGGCAACGACGTCATCATTCATCCCGGCTGCCGGATCGGGCAGGACGGTTATGGCTTCGTCTCCGGGCCGAAGGGCCACCGGAAGGTGCCTCAGCATGGCCGCGTCCTGATCCAGAACGATGTCGAGATCGGCGCGGGGACCACCGTCGATCGCGGCGCGTTGCGCGATACCGTGATCGGCGAGGGCACCAAGATCGATAATCTGGTGCAGATCGGCCATAACGTCGTGATCGGGCGGCGCTGCATCATCGTCAGCCAGAGCGGCGTGGCGGGCTCATCGACGCTCGGCGACGGCGCGGTGCTCGGCGCGCGCGTTGGCGTCTCCGATCATGCCACCATCGGGGCCGGCTCGATGCTTGCCGCGCGCTCGAGCGTCGTCGGCGAGGTGCCCGCGAACGTCAAATGGGGCGGCTCGCCCGCCAAGCCGATCAAGCAGTTCTTTCGCGAGTTGTTCGAGGTCGAGCGGCTCGGCCGCGAGGGCCTCAACGGCGGCAAGTCGAAACCGCCGCGTGCGAGTGAAGAAGGATAA